Part of the Verrucomicrobiota bacterium JB022 genome is shown below.
CTTCCATGCCAAACGCTGCCGCCACCTTGGCCACGCTGCGCCCGATGGAGCCCAAACCGATCACGCCCATACGCCGCCCCGCCAATTCGATCAGCGGAGCCACGGTGAAGGTAAAGTCGGCCGAGGTCGCCCAGGCCCCACCCTGCACCGCCGCATCGTGCGCCGCCACCTGCTGGGTGTAGTGCAGCAGGTGCGCAAACACCATTTGCATGACGGACGCGGTGCTGTAGGCGGGCACATTCGTCACCGCGATGCCGCGCTCACGGGCGGCCGCGAGGTCGACGACATTGTAGCCGGTCGAGAGCAGGCCGATGTAGCGCAGCTCGGGCAGTTGCTCGATCTGGGCGCGCGTCAGTACTGTCTTGTTACTCAGCACAAAATCGGCCCCCGCCGCGCGCTCCACCACCTCCTCGGGAGGCGTGCGGTCATGGATCGTGACGTCTCCCAACGCCTCCAGTGCCGTCCAGCTCAAATCGCCGGGGTTCATCGTATATCCGTCGAGCACGACAATGCGCGGTGTGGCCATGCGGGCAGCCAAGCAGTCAACCGCCACCCGCGCAAGCCGCAGCTTGATTCCGTCGGTTCAAAAGCTATGCTGGCGGCGTATGGCTAAGGTCAATGCCCACCG
Proteins encoded:
- a CDS encoding D-2-hydroxyacid dehydrogenase, giving the protein MATPRIVVLDGYTMNPGDLSWTALEALGDVTIHDRTPPEEVVERAAGADFVLSNKTVLTRAQIEQLPELRYIGLLSTGYNVVDLAAARERGIAVTNVPAYSTASVMQMVFAHLLHYTQQVAAHDAAVQGGAWATSADFTFTVAPLIELAGRRMGVIGLGSIGRSVAKVAAAFGMEVVAQTRTEPEELPEGVSKLVSQDELLATSDVVVLCCPLTPQTEKLINADTLAKMKPSAVLINHGRGPLIDEPALAEALKAGKLAWAGLDVLTQEPPAADNPLIGLPNCTVTPHIAWATREARQRLYEQVVRNIEAFRAGERVNRVD